GAAAGGTTCGAGCGAGTTACTTGTCGATTATTATATTGAAGGCGAAGTGCAAGAACCCTTCTATTTAGGAGTAGAGTTTAATTTTTCCTTCCTCGGGACTGGAGGAGAACGGTACATTGAGGCGGGAAATGAGAGGTTGGGTTTTGCAACTCAGGGAATCCTGGATGTATCTCAGCATGTGGTTTTTCATGATCCTTACCAGAATATTAATGTTTCAGTTGGTTTTGATACTCCCTCCTTTGTGTGGACCCATCCCGTGGAGGTTGTTTCATTGTCCGAACATGGGCTTGAAAGGAATTATCAGAGTACCATGCTAATGCCTGTCTGGGAGATTGATTTAGCTGCCGGCCCAAGGAATATTCACATCAGGCTTCAGCTTGATCAGGCCAAATGAAAAAGATGTTCAATGTTCAAGGTTTTATGTTAAAAGCCTTCAGCCTTGAACTCCTGATATGGTTTCCGTAATCATCACAACCTATAACCGCCGCAAATTCTTAAAAGAAGCCCTCCGCTCAGTCATTAATCAGGACTACCAAGACAAAGAAATCATTGTTGTTGATGATGGTTCCTCTGACAATTCATATGATGAAATGAATCACCCCGAGGTAAGCTTTGAGGCATCAACAAGAAATTTTGAACAGATTTTCTTTTC
The genomic region above belongs to Pseudomonadota bacterium and contains:
- a CDS encoding glycosyltransferase family 2 protein — protein: MVSVIITTYNRRKFLKEALRSVINQDYQDKEIIVVDDGSSDNSYDEMNHPEVSFEASTRNFEQIFFS